Genomic DNA from Sander vitreus isolate 19-12246 unplaced genomic scaffold, sanVit1 ctg309_0, whole genome shotgun sequence:
CCTCTGGGTCGCCTTCACAGTTTCTGGAGGAAACTAAACACAGGAACTCACACTATGTTGTCACGTTAAAACActcataatgtgtgtgtgtgtgtgtgtctctgtgtgtgtgtgtgtgtgtgtgtgtgtgtgtgtgtgtgtgtgtgtgtgtgtgtgtgtgtgtgtgtgtgcgcgtgtgtgtgtgtgtgtgtgtgtctctgtgtgtgtgtgtgtgtgtgtctgtgtgtgtgtgtgtgtgtgtgtgtgtgtgtgtgtctctgtgtgtgtgtgtctctgtgtgtgtgtgtgtgtgtgtgtgcgcgtgtgtgtgtgtgtctctgtgtgtgtgtgtatgtgtgtgtgtgtgtgtgtgtgtgtgtgtgtgtctgtgtgtgcgcgtgtgtgtgtgtgtgtgtctctgtgtgtgtgtgtgtgtgtgtctcgtgtgtgtgtgtgtgtgtgtgtgtgtgtgtgtctctgtgtgtgtgtgtgtgtgtgtgtgtgtgtgtgcgtgcagtgtgtgtgtgtgtctgtgtgtgtgtgtgtgtgtgtgtgtgtgtgtgtgtgtgtgtgtgtgtgtgtgtgtgtgtgtgtgtgtgcgcgtgtgtgtgtgtgtgtgtgtgtgtgtgtgtgtgtgtgtgtgtgtgtgtgtgtgtgtgtgtctgtgtgtgtgtgtgtgtgtgtgtgtgtgtgtgtgtgtgtgtgtgtgtctctgtgtaactaaatatataaaacctAATAACCCTTTCTAAAAAACTAACTCAAACTGAGCCAGAGTGAAGCTATAATAACCGTGGTCGTGGTCGTGGTCGTGGTCGTGGTCGTGGTCGTGGTCGTGGTCGTGGTCGTGTCCGGTCTCGGGGTCTCCTGTTGATCCGTTGGCGCCGGCGCTGCTCGGCCAATCAGATGTCGAGTCTCCAGAGAGATTCCTGCcgtcagaggaagaggaagaagaggaggaacgTCTGCAAAATAAAGACAACATGGAGGAAACGCTCAGCCACTGGTTAACGCACCCTGGAGGTCTTTAACACAGGGACAGTCTAAAGTCTGGAAAAGTTAACCAGAGttgaatatatatacacacacacacacacacacacacacacacacacacagacacacacacacacacacacagacatatatacgTGATGTCCGACGTGTTGATGTGGACACAGATTAGTTCTGTTACTGGAGATAAAACTGTGAGGACGGAGATCATTTCTGTCTCAAAACGCTGCTAAACAAATGAAAGTATATCGGTGTAGATGGAAGACGGAGAGAGGACAGAAGACagaagatggagagaggagagaagacggaagacagaagatggagagaggagagaagacggaagacagaagatggagagaggagagaagacggaagacagaagatggagagaggagagaagacggaagacagaagatggagagaggagagaagacggaAGACTTGAGTCTGACCGGGAGGAACTGTTGGTGTTTATTGTTTCTGGGGAGGAGTCTCGGGGACGGGAGCGGCGGTGGAGGCCCAGGTGGAGGCGCCACGGGTCGCAGCCGGGCGTCCGGTCGGGGTCGAAGGGCACGGGCGGCGGTGAGCAGCCGTCTGGTTCCCATGGCGACCTCAGAGCCTGAGTGACGGGGACAATGCTGACGGCCTCCGACAGCTCCTCAGACACTGTCAACAAGCAAGGCaactaaatatatacaaatatactataaatatatactaaatatatacaaatatactataaatatatacaaatatactataaatatatactaaatatatactaaatatatacaaatatactataaatatatacaaatatatacaaatatactagaaatatatactaaatatatacaaatatactagaaatatacaatatatacaaatatactagaaatatatacaaatatactagaaatatatactaaatatatacaaatatattatacatatatactaaatatatacaactatactatacatatatactaaatatatacaactatactataaatatattctaaatatatacaaatatactaTAAATGTATTCTAAAGAGTGCAAAACAAAGACACTGATAATGTGAAATATAAATAGTAAAAAGTCctgagtgtatttgtgtgtatctgtctgtctgtgtgtgtgtgtgcgtgtgtgtgtgcgtctgtgtgcgtgtgtctgtgtgcgtgtgtgtgtgcgtgtgtgtgtgcgtctgtgtgcgtgtgtctgtgtgcgtgtgtgtgtgcgtgtgtctgtgtgcatgtgtatgtgtctgtgtgtgtctgtgtgcgtgtgtgtgtgtgtgtgtgtgtgtatgtgtgtgtgtgtctgtctctctgtgtgtgtgtgtgtgtgtgtctgtcgtgcgtgtgtgtgtgtgtgtgtgtgtgtgtgtgtgtgtgtgtgtgtgtgtgtgtgtgtgtgtgtgtgtgtgtgtgtgtgtgtgtgtgtgtgtgtgtgtgtgtgtgtgcgtgtgtgtgtataacatacaataaatatattgaaaaataaagaaaaagtgaaaaacaaagaaactgataatgtgaaataaaaattgaaaaatgtcCTGAGTGTATAAACTAGCTTTCTGGCTAtcgggcttttattttgaaatctcaAACCGGAAGTCTAGTTCTTAGCTCGACTTTGACACATTTCCCAGAGTTCTCAAAGAGACATTTTGTCCAGAAAAGCAAACTTATTACGTGCACGTGTTCAGCTTGTCTCCCATGAGCTCTGAAGCTTTTATTTAGTCATCATCGCGTCTCCGTTTCGGCTCACCTGTCCGGAGCAGCAGCACGTGCGTGTGTCTCCGCTGGGTCTCCGTGCTGCTCCGGTACCGTTCTCTGAGCGCCGAGATGTCCGTCATGTTCTGCTCCTTCTTCCGGATCCCTGCaggacacacgcgcacacacacagtgaccttTTGAACCCACGAACTCGATCACACATTTACATCTGCTGAGACAATAGAACAGCTGATGTTttataaaggtgtgtgtgtgtgtgtgtgtgtgtgtgtgtgtgtgtgtgtgtgtgtgtgtgtgtgtgtgtgtgttttataaaggtgtgtgtgagtgtgtgttttataaaggtgtgtgtgtgtgtgtgttttataaaggtgtgtgtgtgtgtgttttataaaggtgtgtgtgtgtgagtgtgtgtgtgtgtgtgtgtgtgtgtgtgtgtgtgtctatgtgtgtgtgtgtgtgtgtctatgtgtgtgtgtgtctgtgtgttataagtgtgtgtgtgtgcgtcgatgTGAGTGTataagtgtgagtgtgtatgttttataaaggagtgtgtgtctcttgtgtgtgtgtgtgtatgttttataaaggtgtgtgtgtgtgtctatgtgtgagtatgtgtgtgtttgtgtgtgtgtgtgtgtgtgtgtttgtgtgtgtctatgtgtgtgtgtgtgtgtgtgtctttgtgtgtgtgtgtgtgtatgttttataaaggtgtgtgtgtgtgtgtgtctatgtgtgagtatgtgtgtgtttgtgtgtgtgtgtgtgtgtgtgtgtctatgtgtgtttgtgtgtgtctatgtgtgtgtgtgtgtgtgtgtgtgtgtgtgtgtgtgtgtgtgtgtctatgtgagtgtgtgtgtgtgtgtgtgtgtgtctatgtgtgtgtgtgtgtgtgtgtgtgtgtgtgtgtgtgtgtgtgtgtgtgtgtgtgtgtgtgtgtgtgtgtgtctatgtgtgtgtgtgtgtctgtgtgttataagtgtgtgtgtgtgcgtcgatgTGAGTGTataagtgtgagtgtgtatgttttataaaggtgtgtgtgtgtgtgtgtctatgtgtgagtatgtgtgtgtttgtgtgtgtgtgtgtgtgtgtctatgtgtgtgtgtgtgtgtgtgtgtgtgtgtgtgtgtgtgtgtgtgtgtgtgtgtgtgtgtgtgtgtgtgtgtgtgtgtgtgtgtgtgtgtgtgtgtgtgtgtgtgtgtgtgtgtgtgtgtgtgtgtgtgtgtgtgtgtgtgtgtgtgtgtgtctatgtgtgtgtgtgtgtgtgtgtgtgtgtgtgtgtgtgtgtgtgtgtgtgtgtgtgtgtgtgtgtgtgtgtgtgtgtgtgtgtgtgtgtgtgtgtgtgtgtgtgtgtgtgtgtgtgtgtgtgtgtgtgtctgtcaatcACAGCCACAGTCACGTGACTTTGTTTACATCTGCTGAGACAACAGAACAGCTGATGGATTAAAGTGgtgtttaaatattaataacaatgaCTCATCGTtttcacaataacaataacacgTTGTGTGAGATATTCAACATGTTTGTACCTTCTatcaatgtttcttttttaggtttttgtgaATGAGAATGGATTAGGGAAATCCTTGGAGACACCCGGCCAATCAGAGACTCTTTCTGCTCATTTCCATAATCCAGCTCACAGCAGCTCTGGGAACAGCTCACTTTGTCTACATTAGATTCATCTGAATGTGTGACATTCAGATTCTGTCCCTGGTAATAAGGGTCTgatatgttagtgtgtgtgtgtgtgtgtgtgtgtgtgtgtgtgtgtgtgtgtgtgtctgtgtgtgtgttataagtttgtgtgtgtgtgtgtgtgtgtgtgtgtgtgtgtgtgtgtgtgtgtgtgtgtgtgtgtgtgtgtgtgtgttttataagtttgtgtgtgtgtgtgtgtgtgtgttataagtttgtgtgtgttataagtttgtgtgtgtgtgtgtgtgtgttttataagtttgtgtgtgtgtgtgtgtgtgttataagtttgtatgtgttataagtttgtttgtgtgtgtgtgtgtgtgtgtgtgtgtgtgtgtgtgtgtgtgtgtgtgtgtgtgtgtgttataagtttgtgtgtgtgtgtgtgtgtttgtgtgtgtgttataagtttgtgtatgtgtgtgtgtgtgtgtgttataagtttgtgtgtgtgtgtgtgtgtgttatacgtttttgtgtgtgtgtgtgtgtgtgatataagtttgtgtgtgtgtgtgtgtgtgtgtgttatgtgtgtgtgtgtgtgtgtgtgtgtgtgtgtgtgtgtgtgtgtgtgtgtgttataactgtgtgtgtgtgtgtgttttaactgtgtgtgtgtgtgtgtgtgtgtgtgtgtgtgtgtgtgtgtgtgtgtgtgtgtgttataactgtgtgtgtgtgtgtgtgtgtgtgtgtgtgtgtgtgtgtgtgtgtgtgtgtgtgtgtgtgttaccgtcCAGCAGCTCCCCGCTGGGagtcacacagcagcagcaggagcaggaCATCCTGTTGGCACAAACACATCTGCAGCAGCTGTTTGATGCTCCTCACGGTGCGTTTAAAACCCGCTCTGGAAGCTCCGACAAACCAAAACCTGCAGCTTTAAATCCATCCAAACAGAACCGGATCAGTTGAAACCTGCTTCGACAAAAAGATCAACGTTAACGGAGAGTGTGAACTGGTCGACGCAGAAAAGAGTCTCTGAGCTGTTACCTGGTCAGACAGGAAGCTGAAatgatggaaacacacacacacacacacacacacacacacacacacacacacacacacacacacacacacacacacacacacagacagaaacacacacacacacacacatacacacacagacagaaacacacacacacacacacacacacacacacacacacacacacacacacacacacacacactctgactttGGTGTGTAAACAGTGAaggacaaagtgtgtgtgttgacctTTCTGTGAGTTTGATACGAGTGAAGAACAAAGGctgcttttgttttattcacAGTGAAAAGTGATTATTTAATAGagagtaatcagattacagcCGGACGTTTGATATCACTGACTGTCACTCAGCtacacactcagctacacaccagtacacaccagtacacaccagcacacaccagcacacactcagctacacactcagctacacaccagtacacaccagtacacactcagctacacactcagctacacaccagcacacactcagctacacactcagctacacaccagtacacaccagtacacactcagctacacaccagtacacaccagtacacacccagctacacactcagctacacaccagtacacactacacactacacactcagctacacaccagtacacaccagtacacaccagtacacactcagctacacaccagtacacaccagtacacacc
This window encodes:
- the LOC144513650 gene encoding uncharacterized protein LOC144513650 — protein: MTDISALRERYRSSTETQRRHTHVLLLRTVSEELSEAVSIVPVTQALRSPWEPDGCSPPPVPFDPDRTPGCDPWRLHLGLHRRSRPRDSSPETINTNSSSRRSSSSSSSSDGRNLSGDSTSDWPSSAGANGSTGDPETGHDHDHDHDHDHDHDHDHDHVSSRNCEGDPEEKDPVSGSLAVSKDPDGCHGDPRDRSAAASEEGLSAGRRDGQSAASGVSAWTGFRKSAAPALRFTRQQSVGGVGSGHQNQNQNYQPFPNRKTPRISEAARRLGMYSSF